In a genomic window of Staphylococcus taiwanensis:
- a CDS encoding FAD-dependent monooxygenase, which translates to MKIAIIGAGIGGLTAGALLQEQGHDVTIFEKKAHVTEVGAGIGIGDNVLKKLGKHDLAKGIKNAGQNLSAMNVYDDKGKMLTSAKLKEGTLNVTLPRQTLIELLQSYVQPNRIVLDYEVTKVDSTEQQVMIHFAKHASQSFDLCIGADGIHSAVRQSVNPSAKVLYQGYTCFRGLVEDADLNHIESADEYWGSRGRVGIVPLINHQAYWFITINASEKDPKYLTFEKPHLQAYFNNYPNAVRNILDKQSETGIIKNDLYDMKPLKTFVYGRVLLLGDAAHATTPNMGQGAGQAMEDAIVLVNCLAEYDLEKALKRYDKIRVKHTAKVIKRSRKIGNIAQKDNKLIVSLRNTVMKRTPKRFVSGQTKFLYKSKSK; encoded by the coding sequence ATGAAAATTGCAATAATTGGTGCTGGCATAGGTGGTTTAACTGCTGGTGCACTATTACAAGAGCAAGGACATGATGTCACAATATTTGAGAAAAAAGCACACGTCACAGAAGTAGGTGCCGGTATTGGTATTGGGGATAATGTTCTAAAAAAATTAGGTAAGCATGACTTAGCAAAAGGTATTAAGAATGCCGGACAAAATTTATCAGCTATGAATGTCTATGATGATAAAGGGAAGATGTTAACGTCTGCGAAACTTAAAGAAGGCACATTAAATGTCACTTTACCTCGACAAACTTTAATTGAATTACTTCAATCTTATGTGCAACCTAATCGTATTGTTTTGGATTATGAGGTAACTAAAGTTGATTCAACAGAACAACAAGTGATGATTCATTTTGCTAAACATGCAAGTCAAAGCTTTGATTTATGTATAGGGGCAGACGGCATTCACTCTGCCGTGAGACAATCTGTGAATCCGAGTGCCAAAGTATTATACCAAGGATACACATGTTTCCGTGGTTTAGTTGAAGATGCAGATTTAAATCATATTGAAAGTGCTGACGAATATTGGGGATCTCGCGGACGTGTTGGCATAGTGCCATTAATTAATCATCAAGCTTATTGGTTTATTACAATTAATGCTTCTGAAAAGGATCCTAAGTATTTAACATTTGAAAAACCTCACCTACAAGCATACTTTAATAATTATCCTAATGCTGTACGTAATATTTTAGATAAACAAAGTGAAACAGGCATTATTAAAAACGATTTGTATGATATGAAACCATTGAAAACCTTTGTTTATGGGCGTGTTTTACTATTAGGAGACGCGGCTCATGCAACAACTCCTAATATGGGTCAAGGTGCTGGTCAAGCGATGGAGGATGCTATCGTGTTAGTGAATTGTTTAGCGGAATATGATTTAGAAAAAGCATTGAAACGCTATGATAAAATTAGAGTTAAACATACTGCTAAAGTTATCAAACGTTCTAGGAAAATAGGAAACATTGCACAAAAAGATAATAAGTTAATTGTATCGTTACGTAATACTGTAATGAAACGGACACCTAAGCGATTTGTAAGTGGGCAAACTAAATTTTTATATAAATCAAAAAGTAAATAG
- a CDS encoding multidrug efflux SMR transporter: protein MAWFFLILAGLLEVLGVIWLNELSRTKKKYYIVLMAITFIFSFSTLKLAMLHLPMGTSYAIWTGIGTAGGAIIGMLFYHESKHLSRIFFIFLILASVIGLRLIQ from the coding sequence ATGGCGTGGTTCTTTTTAATACTAGCTGGATTATTAGAAGTGCTTGGTGTTATCTGGCTGAATGAGCTTTCGCGCACTAAAAAGAAGTATTATATAGTATTGATGGCAATCACATTTATTTTTAGCTTTAGTACACTCAAACTTGCAATGCTTCATCTTCCGATGGGTACATCATATGCAATATGGACTGGTATCGGTACTGCTGGTGGTGCGATTATTGGTATGCTATTTTATCATGAATCTAAACATTTAAGTCGTATCTTTTTCATTTTCCTTATTCTTGCCTCTGTTATAGGTTTAAGACTTATACAATAA
- the nhaC gene encoding Na+/H+ antiporter NhaC — protein MKRNPTFLEAISTILVMVIVVTIGFIIFKIPIQVLLIVSSAYAAWIAIRVGLKWKDLEKGITHRLTTAMPAIFIILAVGIIVGSWMYAGTVPALIYYGLKFLNPHYFLVSAFIISAICSLATGTAWGSASTAGIALISIAHQLNVDLGMAAGAIIAGAVFGDKMSPLSDTTNLAALVTKVNIFSHIRSMMWTTIPASMVGLIVWFFAGFNSKDSVNTKQINKLLNELSNIYHLNFWVWVPLIVIIICLLCNISTVPSMLLSSLSAIIIGSLNNHFDIIDGFKSTFNGFTPAMTGNQHLSDNVKALIEQGGMMSMTEILVTIFCGYAFAGIVEKSGCLNVMLETVSKGVKSVGTLILITVFCCLILVFAAGVASIVIIMVGVLMKEMFDDMNIDRSNLSRTLEDSSTMVLPLIPWGTSGIYYTQQLGVSVDQFFIWTVPCYLCAILAIIYGFTGIGIRKKGNQVNVNNS, from the coding sequence ATGAAAAGAAATCCAACCTTTTTGGAAGCTATATCAACAATTCTTGTAATGGTTATTGTCGTAACAATTGGGTTTATTATATTTAAAATTCCAATCCAAGTTTTATTAATTGTATCTTCAGCATATGCAGCATGGATTGCAATTCGTGTAGGGTTGAAATGGAAAGATTTAGAGAAAGGTATAACACATCGATTAACCACTGCTATGCCTGCCATATTCATTATTTTAGCTGTAGGTATTATTGTAGGAAGTTGGATGTATGCTGGAACGGTACCAGCTTTAATTTACTATGGTTTGAAATTTTTAAACCCACATTATTTTCTAGTTTCAGCATTTATTATTTCAGCAATTTGTAGTTTAGCAACAGGTACAGCTTGGGGTTCAGCCTCAACAGCGGGTATTGCACTCATATCTATTGCACATCAATTAAACGTTGATTTAGGAATGGCAGCAGGTGCTATTATCGCAGGTGCTGTATTTGGTGATAAAATGTCTCCACTATCTGATACTACGAATTTAGCTGCTTTAGTTACTAAGGTAAATATATTTTCTCATATAAGATCTATGATGTGGACAACAATACCAGCTTCCATGGTTGGATTAATTGTATGGTTTTTTGCGGGATTCAATTCTAAGGATAGTGTTAATACAAAACAAATTAATAAACTACTTAATGAGTTATCTAACATATATCATTTGAATTTCTGGGTCTGGGTACCACTAATAGTTATTATTATTTGCTTATTATGCAATATATCTACTGTACCATCGATGTTACTTTCGAGTTTAAGTGCGATTATAATTGGTTCATTAAATAATCACTTTGATATAATTGATGGTTTTAAATCGACATTTAATGGGTTTACTCCTGCGATGACGGGGAATCAGCATCTTTCTGATAATGTTAAAGCATTGATTGAACAAGGTGGAATGATGAGCATGACCGAAATTTTAGTTACAATCTTTTGTGGTTATGCATTTGCTGGCATTGTAGAGAAATCTGGTTGTTTAAATGTTATGTTAGAAACTGTGTCAAAAGGTGTAAAGTCAGTGGGAACACTTATATTAATTACTGTATTTTGTTGTTTAATATTAGTCTTTGCGGCAGGTGTTGCATCGATAGTAATTATTATGGTTGGCGTATTAATGAAAGAAATGTTTGATGATATGAATATAGATAGAAGTAATTTATCTCGAACTTTAGAAGATTCAAGCACAATGGTTTTACCTTTAATACCTTGGGGAACTTCAGGAATTTACTATACGCAACAACTAGGCGTATCGGTGGATCAATTCTTTATTTGGACAGTGCCATGTTATTTATGTGCAATATTAGCTATAATATATGGATTTACTGGAATAGGTATTCGTAAAAAGGGCAACCAGGTTAATGTAAATAATTCGTAA
- a CDS encoding NAD/NADP octopine/nopaline dehydrogenase family protein — protein sequence MKIAVVGSGNGAVTAAIDMVDQGHDVKLYCRNSSIKKFDKALEKGGFDFNNEGTEKFIPFTQVSDDIEYVLKDAEIIQVIIPSSYIEYYAEIMAEHITDDQLIFFNIAAAMASIRFMNVLEDRHINVQPKFAEANTLTYGTRVDFEEARVDLSLNVRKVFFSTFNKKELSDSFEKVSEIYPYLVKEENLWKTNLENGNPEVHPGPTLLNVGRIDYAESFALYKEGITKHTVRLLHAIELERLTLGRKLGFELLTAKEARIQRGYLERKDEDEPLNRLFNTSPVFSQIPGPNSVQNRYLTEDIAYGLVLWSSLGRAIDVETPNIDAVIMIASTILERDFFEEGLNVEELGLEKLGLDK from the coding sequence ATGAAAATTGCAGTTGTAGGATCAGGTAATGGGGCAGTAACAGCAGCGATAGATATGGTAGATCAAGGACATGATGTCAAATTATATTGTCGAAACTCTTCTATTAAAAAGTTTGATAAAGCACTAGAAAAAGGAGGATTCGACTTTAATAATGAGGGCACTGAAAAATTCATTCCATTTACTCAGGTAAGTGATGATATTGAGTATGTATTAAAGGATGCTGAAATTATACAAGTCATTATTCCATCATCATACATAGAATATTATGCGGAAATTATGGCAGAACATATTACGGATGACCAACTTATATTCTTTAACATTGCAGCGGCAATGGCATCTATACGGTTTATGAATGTTCTTGAAGATCGTCATATTAATGTACAACCAAAATTTGCTGAAGCTAATACGCTAACGTATGGTACGCGTGTAGACTTTGAAGAAGCACGTGTTGATTTATCATTAAATGTACGCAAAGTATTCTTTTCTACTTTTAATAAAAAAGAACTTAGCGATAGCTTTGAAAAAGTAAGCGAAATTTATCCTTACTTAGTTAAAGAGGAAAATTTATGGAAGACCAATTTAGAAAATGGTAACCCAGAAGTACATCCTGGACCAACATTATTAAATGTAGGACGTATTGATTATGCAGAATCATTTGCATTATATAAAGAAGGTATCACCAAGCACACAGTACGCTTATTGCACGCTATAGAACTAGAACGATTAACACTAGGACGTAAACTAGGGTTTGAATTACTAACAGCTAAAGAAGCTAGAATTCAACGTGGCTATTTAGAACGTAAAGATGAAGATGAACCGTTAAATCGATTATTCAATACGAGTCCGGTATTTTCACAGATTCCTGGACCTAATAGTGTCCAAAACCGCTATTTGACTGAAGATATCGCCTATGGCCTTGTATTATGGTCCAGTTTAGGTCGTGCCATTGATGTAGAAACGCCAAATATTGATGCAGTTATTATGATTGCGTCAACGATACTTGAACGCGACTTCTTTGAAGAAGGATTAAATGTTGAAGAATTAGGTTTAGAAAAGTTAGGTTTAGACAAGTAG
- a CDS encoding hydroxyacid dehydrogenase, whose translation MEKVYIAGAIPEVGLNLLKEHFEVEMYEGEGIIDKETLKEGVKDASALISILSTNVDQDVIDSGKNLKIIANYGAGFNNVDVKYAREKDIDVTNTPKASTASTAELTFGLVLAVARRIVEGDKLSRTKGFDGWAPLFFRGREVSGKTIGIIGLGEIGSAVAKRAKAFDMDVLYTGPHQKKEKEREIGAKYVDLDTLLENSDFITINAAYNPDLHHMIDTEQFKQMKSTAYLVNAGRGPIVNEEALVQALTDKEIEGAALDVYEFEPEITEGLKSLDNVVITPHIGNATFEARDMMSKIVANDTIKKLNGEEPQFIVNK comes from the coding sequence ATGGAAAAAGTTTATATCGCTGGTGCAATTCCAGAAGTAGGATTAAATTTACTTAAAGAACATTTTGAAGTTGAAATGTATGAAGGTGAAGGTATTATAGATAAAGAAACGCTCAAAGAAGGCGTAAAAGATGCTTCTGCTTTAATTAGTATTTTATCTACGAACGTTGATCAAGATGTGATTGATAGCGGTAAAAATCTCAAAATTATTGCTAACTATGGTGCAGGATTTAATAATGTTGATGTCAAATATGCCCGTGAAAAAGATATCGATGTTACCAATACACCGAAAGCTTCTACCGCTTCAACTGCTGAACTTACATTTGGCTTAGTACTTGCTGTTGCACGTCGCATTGTTGAAGGTGATAAATTATCACGCACAAAAGGCTTTGATGGTTGGGCTCCATTATTCTTTAGAGGTCGTGAAGTTTCAGGTAAAACAATCGGTATTATTGGCTTAGGTGAAATTGGTAGTGCCGTTGCGAAGCGTGCCAAAGCCTTTGATATGGATGTATTATACACTGGTCCACATCAAAAGAAAGAAAAAGAACGTGAAATTGGTGCTAAATATGTAGATTTAGACACGCTTCTTGAAAACTCTGATTTCATTACGATTAACGCAGCCTATAATCCAGATTTACATCATATGATTGATACAGAGCAATTCAAGCAAATGAAATCAACAGCTTATTTAGTCAATGCTGGACGTGGTCCAATCGTCAATGAAGAAGCTTTAGTTCAAGCATTAACTGATAAGGAAATCGAAGGTGCTGCGCTAGATGTTTACGAATTCGAACCTGAAATTACAGAAGGTTTAAAATCATTAGATAATGTCGTTATTACACCACACATTGGTAACGCAACATTCGAAGCGAGAGACATGATGTCTAAAATCGTAGCTAATGATACAATTAAAAAACTAAACGGCGAGGAACCACAATTTATCGTAAATAAATAA
- a CDS encoding CHAP domain-containing protein, producing MKKIITISTLTAGIGVSALGLNANHADAAEYNHNPAPQQQFQHQGQFGQQGQPHGQFMPQGYHNYNQNNGQWHPQNGGYQQPQFKQQSFNHTQNTSNATSSSSNGSSSSSSDSSSTTSTSTQTTSSTSGNLYTAGQCTWYVYDRVGGKIGSTWGNANNWASAAQAAGYTVDHNPEKGSILQTSEGSYGHVAYVESVGSDGSVTVSEMNYSGGPYVKDTRTISASQASSYNYIHLS from the coding sequence ATGAAAAAAATTATTACTATATCAACTTTAACAGCAGGCATCGGTGTATCGGCATTAGGATTAAATGCTAACCATGCAGACGCTGCCGAATATAATCATAATCCAGCACCACAACAACAATTTCAACACCAAGGTCAATTTGGACAACAAGGTCAACCACATGGTCAATTTATGCCTCAAGGTTACCACAATTATAATCAAAATAATGGTCAATGGCATCCACAAAATGGCGGTTATCAACAACCTCAATTTAAACAACAATCATTTAATCATACACAAAATACGTCTAACGCAACATCAAGTAGCAGTAACGGATCATCAAGCAGTTCAAGTGATTCTTCAAGTACAACGTCAACTTCTACTCAAACGACTTCATCAACTTCAGGTAATTTATATACTGCTGGTCAATGTACTTGGTATGTTTATGATAGAGTTGGTGGTAAAATCGGATCAACTTGGGGCAATGCTAATAACTGGGCAAGTGCAGCACAAGCAGCTGGCTATACTGTAGACCATAATCCTGAAAAAGGCTCAATTTTACAAACTTCTGAAGGTTCATACGGTCACGTAGCTTATGTTGAAAGTGTTGGTAGTGATGGTTCAGTTACTGTTTCAGAAATGAACTATTCTGGTGGACCATATGTTAAAGATACACGTACAATTTCAGCTAGCCAAGCAAGTTCTTACAACTACATTCACTTATCATAA
- a CDS encoding DUF4870 domain-containing protein gives MSENYQDTQYNQVRRDNEEDARLMSMLIFLLGFFTSIIGPIIIWAIKRNDARLIDKAGKNYFNMIISYFIWNFVLGLCFIPICLGFAFNNDLIYFVCGILIFIVGLALTILSILYIVFHIVACVKYFGGKEYVVPLSIRFFK, from the coding sequence ATGTCTGAGAATTATCAAGATACACAGTATAATCAAGTAAGAAGAGATAATGAAGAAGATGCGCGCTTAATGTCAATGTTAATTTTTTTATTAGGTTTTTTCACATCGATTATTGGCCCAATCATTATTTGGGCAATTAAACGCAACGATGCTCGCCTTATTGATAAAGCAGGAAAAAATTATTTTAACATGATCATTTCTTACTTCATTTGGAATTTTGTTTTAGGATTATGTTTTATCCCTATATGTTTAGGATTTGCTTTTAATAATGATCTTATTTACTTTGTTTGTGGCATACTTATTTTCATAGTTGGACTCGCTTTAACTATACTTTCAATACTATATATCGTTTTCCACATCGTTGCTTGTGTTAAATACTTTGGCGGAAAAGAATATGTGGTACCACTATCAATTCGTTTCTTTAAATAA
- a CDS encoding QacE family quaternary ammonium compound efflux SMR transporter yields the protein MQWLKVIFAGLIEVVWVVGLNNAHDIKTWLFTLIFIALSFYLVISASKYLPVGTVYAVFVGIGAAGTIIIDMLLFGQPFSLIKIILLLLLIIGIIGLKRSTTESDKGGH from the coding sequence ATGCAATGGCTTAAGGTTATCTTCGCTGGACTAATTGAAGTTGTTTGGGTTGTTGGATTAAATAACGCACATGATATAAAAACTTGGCTATTTACATTGATTTTTATCGCTTTAAGTTTTTATTTGGTGATTTCCGCGTCCAAATATTTACCAGTTGGAACAGTTTATGCCGTATTTGTAGGGATTGGTGCTGCTGGTACGATAATCATTGATATGCTTTTATTTGGCCAGCCTTTTTCACTTATTAAAATCATCTTATTACTATTATTAATTATAGGAATAATTGGACTGAAACGCTCTACAACTGAAAGTGATAAAGGAGGTCATTAA
- a CDS encoding CHAP domain-containing protein — MKKIATATIATAGVATIAIAGHGHEAHAAEQGYNPNDPTSYSYSYTIDQQGNYHYTWKGNWSPNQVNHSSQSNYSNNNYNNYSYNNYNNNSNYSYNNYNNYNNNYNTQSYNSYNQNGGGLGASYSTSERNIKVTTTTAPSSSSNGVSISNSTSSGGNLYTSGQCTYYVYDKVGGRIGSTWGNANNWASAAAASGYTVNNTPSAGAILQTSQGAYGHVAYVESVGSNGSVTVSEMNYGHGAGVVTSRTISASQAASYNYIH, encoded by the coding sequence ATGAAAAAAATCGCTACAGCTACAATCGCTACTGCAGGAGTTGCAACAATCGCTATCGCTGGACATGGTCATGAGGCACATGCAGCAGAACAAGGATATAATCCAAATGACCCAACTTCATACAGCTACTCTTACACTATCGACCAACAAGGTAACTATCACTACACTTGGAAAGGTAACTGGAGCCCAAATCAAGTAAATCACTCTAGTCAATCAAATTATTCAAATAACAACTACAATAACTATAGCTATAATAATTACAACAATAATTCCAACTACAGCTATAATAACTATAATAATTACAACAATAACTATAATACTCAATCATATAATTCATACAACCAAAATGGTGGCGGTTTAGGCGCTAGCTACTCTACTTCAGAACGTAATATTAAAGTAACAACTACAACTGCTCCATCATCAAGTTCAAACGGTGTATCTATCTCTAACTCAACAAGTTCTGGTGGTAACTTATACACTAGCGGTCAATGTACATATTATGTATATGATAAAGTGGGCGGTAGAATCGGCTCAACTTGGGGTAATGCTAATAACTGGGCAAGCGCTGCTGCTGCTTCTGGTTACACAGTAAACAATACACCATCTGCTGGTGCAATTTTACAAACTTCTCAAGGTGCTTACGGTCACGTAGCATATGTTGAAAGTGTTGGAAGTAATGGTTCAGTAACAGTATCAGAAATGAACTACGGTCACGGTGCTGGTGTTGTAACTTCACGTACTATCTCAGCTAGCCAAGCTGCTTCTTATAACTACATTCACTAA